A genomic stretch from Bradyrhizobium quebecense includes:
- a CDS encoding alpha/beta hydrolase has protein sequence MPLPLDPVIETIIPLLPLRDPATMTPQSCRDSLRALAEARKAVPPPPVDVADDIAVAGAAGKLAARLYRNGRGTAPTVIFFHGGGWVAGDLETHDRQARNLVIETGAVVISVDYRRPPETRFPGAFEDAFTAVRDVVARIAEFGGDLSRVGVAGDSAGGNLAAATALACRDAGIRLAGQLLVYPVTDVAGNFADAGENAKYPSRAENAEGYFLTRATMQWFAGHYLADPAQGADWRVSPLRAKSLAGVAPAVVTTAWFDPLRDEGHAYAKALQAAGVPVTYHTGEGLIHGYFGLGDASEAARAEAQRARVDFRVLLERGV, from the coding sequence ATGCCGCTTCCGCTCGATCCCGTCATTGAGACAATCATCCCGCTGCTGCCGCTGCGCGATCCCGCAACCATGACGCCGCAGAGCTGCCGCGATTCGCTCCGCGCACTGGCCGAGGCGCGCAAGGCGGTGCCGCCGCCGCCGGTCGATGTGGCTGATGATATCGCGGTCGCGGGCGCCGCGGGCAAGCTCGCGGCGCGGCTCTATCGCAACGGCCGTGGCACGGCGCCGACCGTGATCTTCTTCCACGGCGGCGGCTGGGTTGCCGGCGATCTCGAGACCCACGACCGCCAGGCGCGCAACCTCGTGATCGAGACCGGTGCGGTGGTGATCTCGGTCGATTACCGCCGCCCGCCGGAGACGCGCTTTCCCGGCGCCTTCGAGGATGCGTTCACTGCTGTCCGCGACGTCGTCGCGCGCATCGCTGAATTCGGCGGCGATCTCTCCCGCGTCGGCGTCGCCGGCGATTCCGCGGGCGGCAATCTCGCCGCCGCCACGGCGCTCGCCTGCCGCGACGCCGGCATCAGGCTCGCCGGGCAATTGCTGGTCTATCCCGTCACCGACGTAGCAGGCAATTTTGCCGATGCGGGCGAGAACGCGAAATATCCGTCGCGCGCCGAGAATGCCGAGGGCTACTTCCTGACCCGTGCGACGATGCAGTGGTTCGCGGGACATTACCTCGCAGATCCCGCGCAGGGCGCCGACTGGCGGGTCTCGCCGCTGCGCGCGAAGTCTCTCGCCGGTGTGGCGCCGGCGGTCGTCACCACGGCCTGGTTCGACCCGCTGCGCGACGAGGGCCATGCCTATGCCAAGGCGTTGCAGGCGGCCGGCGTGCCCGTGACGTATCATACCGGCGAAGGCCTCATTCACGGCTACTTTGGCCTCGGCGATGCGTCGGAGGCGGCGCGCGCCGAGGCGCAGCGCGCGCGGGTGGATTTTCGGGTGCTGTTGGAGCGGGGAGTTTAG
- a CDS encoding NAD(P)-binding domain-containing protein — MLDQLNPATEDTPELLAERWIGALDAALTSRSLDALAALFATESHWRNILGISWHFATFSGRQRVVAELLAHAGAVNARGFRLDGRALIPRRAVMAGREVIEAIFTFNTSNGPGTGAVRLLQERGGNSASWTFSTMPDFDRICDARAKHATEESFARDFAAPDWLEQRQTSRAYADREPDVLVVGGGHAGIAAAVECKRIGLHALIVDRQQRIGDNWRLRYRGLKLHNKTPVNLFRYLPFPPTFPDYIPKDKIANWLESYVDIMELDFWTETAFEGARYDETAQRWTATLQRPDGPRTLHPKHVVLATSVSGTPNIPAIPGIAQFGGKVLHSSAFAAGREWAGRSVIVFGTGTSAHDICQELHAAGADVTMIQRSPTMVVNVEPAQLYDKTYLGDGPPIEVRDILNSGVPLPVMKIAHRIITDEVKRLDASLLSRLERAGFRLEFGEDGTGWPLKFRSRGGGYYFNVGCSELIADGKIRLIQAADITGFTADGLALKDGTTLAAELFVLATGYKGHDHLLAKLFGEDVAERVGRVWGFDDATQELRNMWTRTGQPGLWFTGGAFSQARIYSRFIALQIAAIEAGSLSKHLN; from the coding sequence ATGCTGGACCAACTGAACCCGGCTACCGAGGACACGCCTGAACTCCTGGCCGAGCGCTGGATCGGTGCGCTGGATGCGGCGCTGACGAGCCGTTCCCTTGACGCTCTTGCCGCACTGTTTGCGACCGAGAGCCACTGGCGCAACATCCTCGGCATTTCCTGGCATTTTGCGACGTTCAGCGGGCGGCAGCGCGTGGTTGCCGAGTTGCTCGCGCACGCAGGCGCAGTGAACGCGCGCGGCTTTCGTCTCGATGGCCGTGCCTTGATACCGCGGCGCGCCGTGATGGCCGGACGCGAGGTGATCGAGGCGATCTTCACCTTCAACACGTCGAATGGCCCCGGCACCGGCGCGGTCCGCCTGTTGCAAGAGAGGGGTGGAAATTCCGCGTCGTGGACGTTCTCCACGATGCCTGACTTCGACCGCATCTGCGACGCGCGCGCCAAACACGCCACTGAGGAATCCTTCGCGCGCGATTTCGCCGCGCCCGATTGGCTGGAACAGCGGCAGACCTCGCGCGCCTATGCCGACCGCGAGCCCGACGTGCTTGTTGTCGGCGGCGGCCATGCCGGCATCGCGGCCGCCGTCGAGTGCAAGCGGATCGGGCTCCATGCCCTGATCGTCGATCGCCAGCAGCGCATCGGCGACAATTGGCGGCTGCGCTATCGCGGGCTCAAGCTGCACAACAAGACGCCGGTCAATCTGTTCCGCTATCTGCCGTTCCCGCCGACCTTTCCGGACTACATCCCGAAGGACAAGATCGCGAACTGGCTGGAGAGCTATGTCGACATCATGGAGCTCGACTTCTGGACCGAAACTGCGTTCGAAGGCGCGCGCTATGACGAGACCGCGCAGCGCTGGACGGCGACGCTGCAACGGCCTGACGGTCCGCGCACGCTGCATCCGAAGCACGTCGTGCTCGCGACCAGCGTCAGCGGCACGCCGAACATCCCCGCGATCCCGGGCATCGCGCAGTTCGGCGGCAAGGTGCTGCATTCCAGCGCGTTCGCGGCGGGACGCGAATGGGCAGGGCGCTCGGTGATCGTGTTCGGCACCGGCACCAGCGCCCATGACATCTGCCAGGAGCTGCACGCGGCTGGTGCCGACGTCACCATGATTCAGCGCAGCCCGACCATGGTGGTCAATGTCGAGCCCGCGCAGCTTTACGACAAGACCTATCTCGGTGATGGTCCGCCGATCGAGGTGCGCGACATCCTCAATTCCGGCGTGCCGCTGCCGGTGATGAAGATCGCGCACCGGATCATCACCGACGAGGTGAAGCGGCTCGATGCATCGTTGCTCTCGCGGCTGGAGCGCGCCGGCTTCCGGCTCGAATTCGGCGAGGACGGCACCGGCTGGCCGCTGAAATTCCGCTCCCGCGGCGGCGGCTATTACTTCAATGTCGGCTGCTCCGAATTGATCGCCGACGGCAAGATCCGCCTGATCCAGGCCGCCGACATCACCGGCTTTACCGCCGATGGCCTCGCGCTGAAGGACGGCACGACGCTCGCCGCCGAGCTGTTCGTGCTCGCCACCGGCTACAAGGGCCACGATCACCTGCTCGCCAAGCTGTTCGGCGAGGACGTCGCCGAGCGCGTCGGCCGTGTCTGGGGCTTTGACGATGCGACGCAGGAGCTGCGCAACATGTGGACGCGCACGGGCCAGCCCGGCCTCTGGTTCACCGGCGGCGCCTTCTCGCAGGCCCGCATCTACAGCCGCTTCATCGCGCTGCAAATCGCAGCGATCGAGGCCGGCAGCCTTTCCAAGCATCTGAACTGA
- a CDS encoding acyl-[ACP]--phospholipid O-acyltransferase, which produces MIKELMTSRRFAPLFWSQFCSALNDNVLKNALVIMLLYGIANEQGPALVQLAGAVFIAPFFVLSALGGELADRYIKSVVARRLKFFEIFAAAFAAAGFFTYSIPLLFIALALFGIVAALFGPVKYAVLPDQLSVAELATGNALVEGATFMAILIGTIAGGMFVAGASHMGWICAAVVGLSVLSWGFASRIPVTQPSAPDLPITKNPWTSTVRLLKSLYAEQRLWDGMVIVSWFWMVGAIVLSLLPALIKEGVGGTEGVVTLCLAVFAIGIAAGSLFAAQLSHVRPNLALVPIGAIVMGVIGLDLAWAIATTSLGKEVTAAAFAASFGGFRMLADFFLFAFGGGLFVVPSFAAVQAWTAPSERARIIAAGNILQAGFMVAGAVFVGALQAAGLPIAWIFFGLAIASFGTVWFVLTKWGKEGVRDFGALLFRALFRLEVRGMENLPPAGTRMLIAPNHVSLVDGPLLHAMLPIDASFAVDTGIAKAWWAKPFLKMIKHYTMDPSKPLAARDLIKLVAAGEPVVIFPEGRITVSGSLMKVYDGTAMIADKADAVVVPVRIEGAQRSHLSYLKNGEIKRSWFPKVTISILPPVKLPVDQSLKGKARRNAAGAALQDVMIDAMVQNAMLDQTLFEGLGHAYRDRDTGKPIIEDALGTKLTYRKLILGAQVLSRKLEQGTAGGENVGVLLPNSAGVAVVFMALQTIGRVPAMLNFSAGPVNVLAAMKAAQVKTVLTSQAFIEKGKLDKLITAMAGQARVVYLEDVRADIGLADKIAGFRAGIAPRVARQANDPAVILFTSGSEGTPKGVVLSHRNILANAAQALARVDANANDKVFNVLPVFHSFGLTGGMMMPLLGGIPIFMYPSPLHYRIVPELIYQTGATILFGTDTFLTGYARSAHAYDFRTLRLVIAGAEAVKERTRQTYMERYGIRILEGYGVTETAPVLAMNTPMANRQGTVGRISPLMQYRLDPVPGIEEGGRLSVKGPNVMIGYLRAENPGVLEPLPEGWHDTGDIVTVDAQGFIAIKGRAKRFAKIAGEMVSLSAVETMASALWPQAMSVAVSIPDARKGERIVLLTTQKNADRAAMQRQAKSVGASELAVPADIRVVDKVPLLGTGKTDYVGATALAKELAAAPAAQAGPAGEEGEAEPASLQQHVA; this is translated from the coding sequence ATGATCAAGGAATTGATGACGTCCCGCCGCTTCGCGCCGCTGTTCTGGTCGCAGTTCTGCTCGGCGCTGAACGACAACGTGCTGAAGAACGCGCTGGTCATCATGCTGCTGTATGGCATCGCCAACGAGCAGGGGCCGGCGCTGGTCCAGCTCGCGGGTGCGGTCTTCATCGCGCCGTTCTTCGTGCTGTCGGCGCTCGGCGGCGAGCTCGCCGACCGCTACATCAAGTCCGTCGTCGCCCGCCGGCTGAAGTTCTTCGAGATCTTCGCCGCTGCCTTCGCCGCGGCCGGCTTCTTCACCTATTCGATCCCGCTGCTGTTCATCGCGCTGGCGCTGTTCGGCATCGTCGCCGCGCTGTTCGGCCCGGTGAAATATGCTGTGCTGCCCGACCAGCTCTCGGTTGCCGAGCTCGCGACCGGCAACGCGCTGGTCGAGGGCGCGACCTTCATGGCGATCCTGATCGGCACCATCGCGGGCGGCATGTTCGTCGCCGGCGCCAGCCACATGGGCTGGATCTGCGCAGCCGTCGTGGGTCTGTCGGTGCTGTCCTGGGGATTTGCGTCGCGCATTCCGGTGACGCAGCCCTCCGCGCCCGATCTGCCGATCACCAAGAACCCCTGGACCTCGACGGTGCGTCTGTTGAAGTCGCTCTATGCCGAACAGCGGCTGTGGGACGGCATGGTGATCGTGTCCTGGTTCTGGATGGTCGGTGCGATCGTGCTGTCGCTGCTGCCCGCGCTGATCAAGGAAGGCGTCGGCGGCACCGAGGGCGTGGTCACGCTGTGTCTCGCCGTGTTCGCGATCGGCATTGCTGCCGGCTCGCTGTTCGCCGCGCAGCTGAGCCACGTCCGTCCGAATCTCGCACTGGTGCCGATCGGCGCCATCGTGATGGGCGTGATCGGCCTCGACCTCGCCTGGGCGATCGCCACCACCTCGCTCGGCAAGGAGGTCACCGCGGCGGCGTTCGCGGCCTCGTTCGGCGGCTTCCGCATGCTGGCTGATTTCTTCCTGTTCGCGTTCGGCGGCGGCCTGTTCGTGGTGCCGTCGTTTGCGGCCGTGCAGGCCTGGACCGCGCCGTCCGAGCGCGCCCGCATCATCGCTGCCGGCAATATCCTGCAGGCAGGCTTCATGGTTGCCGGCGCGGTGTTCGTCGGCGCGCTGCAAGCTGCCGGCCTGCCGATCGCCTGGATCTTCTTCGGCCTTGCCATTGCGAGCTTCGGCACGGTCTGGTTCGTGCTGACCAAGTGGGGCAAGGAAGGCGTGCGCGATTTCGGCGCGCTGCTGTTCCGCGCGCTGTTCCGCCTCGAGGTGCGCGGCATGGAGAACCTGCCGCCCGCAGGCACCCGGATGCTGATCGCGCCGAACCATGTCAGCCTGGTCGATGGTCCGCTGCTGCACGCCATGCTGCCGATTGACGCGAGCTTCGCGGTCGACACCGGCATCGCCAAGGCATGGTGGGCCAAGCCATTCCTGAAGATGATCAAGCATTACACGATGGATCCGTCGAAGCCGCTGGCGGCACGCGACCTGATCAAGCTGGTCGCCGCTGGCGAGCCGGTCGTGATCTTCCCGGAAGGGCGCATCACGGTCTCCGGTTCGCTGATGAAGGTCTATGACGGCACCGCGATGATCGCCGACAAGGCCGATGCGGTCGTCGTCCCGGTTCGGATCGAGGGCGCGCAGCGTTCGCATCTCAGCTATCTCAAGAATGGCGAGATCAAGCGCTCCTGGTTCCCCAAGGTGACGATCTCGATCCTGCCGCCGGTGAAGCTGCCGGTGGACCAGTCGCTGAAGGGCAAGGCGCGCCGCAATGCCGCCGGCGCCGCGCTGCAGGACGTCATGATCGACGCCATGGTCCAGAACGCGATGCTCGACCAGACGCTGTTCGAGGGCCTCGGCCATGCTTATCGCGACCGCGACACCGGCAAGCCGATCATTGAGGACGCGCTGGGCACCAAGCTGACCTATCGCAAGCTGATCCTCGGCGCGCAGGTGTTGAGCCGCAAGCTCGAGCAGGGCACTGCCGGCGGCGAAAATGTCGGCGTGCTGTTGCCGAACTCGGCCGGCGTCGCTGTGGTCTTCATGGCGCTGCAGACCATCGGCCGCGTGCCGGCGATGCTCAACTTCTCGGCCGGTCCAGTCAACGTGCTGGCCGCGATGAAGGCGGCGCAGGTGAAGACCGTGCTGACCTCGCAGGCCTTCATCGAAAAGGGCAAGCTCGACAAGCTGATCACGGCGATGGCCGGCCAGGCGCGCGTCGTCTATCTCGAGGACGTCAGGGCCGACATCGGCCTCGCCGACAAGATCGCAGGCTTCCGCGCCGGCATCGCGCCGCGCGTCGCCCGCCAGGCCAACGATCCCGCGGTCATCCTGTTCACCTCGGGTTCGGAAGGCACGCCGAAGGGTGTCGTGCTGTCCCACCGCAACATCCTCGCCAATGCGGCGCAGGCGCTGGCGCGGGTCGATGCCAATGCCAACGACAAGGTGTTCAACGTTCTGCCGGTGTTCCATTCGTTTGGTCTGACCGGCGGCATGATGATGCCGCTGCTCGGCGGCATCCCGATCTTCATGTATCCGTCGCCGCTGCACTACCGGATCGTGCCCGAGCTGATCTACCAGACCGGTGCCACTATCCTGTTCGGCACCGACACCTTCCTCACCGGCTACGCCCGCTCGGCGCATGCCTATGATTTCCGTACGCTGCGGCTGGTCATTGCCGGCGCGGAAGCGGTGAAGGAGCGCACGCGGCAGACCTACATGGAACGCTACGGCATCCGCATCCTCGAAGGCTATGGCGTCACTGAGACCGCGCCGGTGCTGGCAATGAACACGCCGATGGCAAACCGCCAGGGCACCGTCGGCCGCATTTCGCCGCTGATGCAATACCGCCTCGATCCGGTCCCCGGCATCGAGGAAGGCGGACGGCTGTCGGTGAAGGGTCCGAACGTGATGATAGGCTACCTCCGCGCCGAAAATCCCGGCGTGCTCGAGCCGCTGCCGGAAGGCTGGCACGACACCGGTGACATCGTCACGGTCGATGCGCAGGGCTTCATCGCGATCAAGGGCCGCGCCAAGCGTTTTGCCAAGATCGCGGGCGAGATGGTCTCGCTGTCGGCGGTGGAGACCATGGCATCGGCGCTGTGGCCGCAGGCGATGTCGGTTGCGGTCTCGATCCCCGACGCGCGCAAGGGCGAACGCATCGTGCTGCTCACGACGCAGAAGAATGCCGACCGCGCCGCGATGCAGCGCCAGGCCAAGAGCGTCGGCGCGTCCGAGCTCGCGGTGCCCGCCGACATCCGCGTCGTCGACAAGGTGCCGTTGCTCGGCACCGGCAAGACCGACTATGTCGGTGCTACTGCGCTTGCCAAGGAGCTCGCTGCGGCACCTGCGGCGCAGGCCGGGCCTGCCGGCGAGGAGGGTGAGGCCGAGCCGGCGTCGCTGCAGCAACACGTCGCATGA
- a CDS encoding TetR/AcrR family transcriptional regulator — protein MNIVQEESRRDRKKLQRRGLLIEIARRYIATKGLRSLKVRDVAEAAGCSIGSVYNEFGDFDGLILTVNRETVQALTTRLKAVPADDPLRQLHGLADAYLGFATEHANLLRSLFEHRMEDDRPFPEDILAMVMEAFALMYAPLVRLLPDRDPDDVALLSRMMFSAVHGIISLGLEERMVAVPPEQLRERLVQFVDTHLAGLGVTRSA, from the coding sequence ATGAACATTGTTCAAGAAGAATCGCGACGCGACCGGAAAAAACTTCAGCGGCGAGGTCTGCTGATCGAGATCGCGCGCCGGTATATTGCAACTAAAGGCTTGAGATCACTGAAGGTTCGCGATGTTGCCGAAGCTGCCGGCTGCTCCATCGGCAGCGTCTATAACGAGTTCGGCGACTTCGACGGCCTGATCCTGACCGTGAACCGGGAGACCGTTCAGGCCCTGACCACGCGGCTCAAGGCTGTCCCGGCCGACGATCCCCTGCGCCAGCTGCACGGGCTTGCTGACGCCTATCTCGGCTTCGCCACCGAGCACGCCAATCTGCTGCGCTCGCTGTTCGAGCACCGGATGGAGGATGACCGGCCGTTTCCGGAAGATATCCTGGCGATGGTGATGGAGGCCTTTGCGCTGATGTATGCACCGCTGGTGCGGCTATTGCCCGATCGCGATCCCGACGATGTCGCGCTGCTGTCGCGGATGATGTTTTCCGCGGTCCACGGCATCATCTCGCTCGGCCTCGAGGAGCGCATGGTCGCAGTGCCGCCGGAGCAGCTGCGCGAACGCCTCGTGCAGTTCGTCGACACGCATCTTGCAGGATTGGGCGTCACGCGCAGTGCGTAG
- a CDS encoding DUF2235 domain-containing protein has protein sequence MPSPKIIILSDGTGNAASSVWRTNVWRIFQSLDLQGNAQAAKYDDGVGTSSFVPLALLGGAFGYGLKRNILDAYKFICRNYDHQNDSQIYLFGFSRGAFTVRTLAALILDQGLIAAGTEAELHDGAVKAYRAYRAAGYHSIWRIEVLFRALRDYILVPVLDRLQRNKPYAEIARKPVPAIEFIGIWDTVAAYGLPIDEMTRGISNWVWPLELPNRILSPKVKCARHALALDDERTTFHPVLWTEQEPGQPAPAVPATIDGERLVQVWFVGMHANVGGGYPDDAVAFVPLAWLVDEAVKRGLVFKSAPIADPDAIKAIRSSEDKDGRLYDSRAGLGAYYRYGPRKVADLCNDPYAGVSVPMPKIHESVFERIDSGANAYAPIGLPPNYVVVSRSGQVTPLGTNTFETPAGAPARHAAQEKLWNFVWMRRIAYFATLAASLHLATFWLFHNQHKEHEFSSWFRMISELVRFVESFLPASFHWWTDWYAGNPEWFAGGIIAVFVLMAVGSSLSATISDRMRIIWRDRANPTPLSGIVHNAIYRFRTSTIYQWILNVGKRHVAPFLLTALLVWFGATLLSHFLFNAADSMGAFCKGTTADKLVAADKGIPQDAADFDTSAICAPTGFKVRTGFKYEIAITMSEPWEDAGRAVTPIGYRTSTIEGAKRWRGYATIFLRRILFRPWFRLIARVGETGVDEYFLDPLPAPNTDPQVYKAWFTADRSGEIFLYVNQAVIGLPWIYKWFYGDHKGKAKVTVKLL, from the coding sequence ATGCCGAGCCCCAAGATCATTATCCTGTCCGACGGCACCGGCAACGCCGCTTCCAGCGTCTGGCGCACCAATGTCTGGCGGATATTCCAGTCGCTGGATTTGCAGGGCAACGCGCAGGCCGCCAAGTATGATGACGGCGTCGGCACGTCGTCCTTCGTCCCGCTTGCGCTGCTCGGCGGCGCTTTCGGTTACGGTCTGAAGCGCAATATCCTGGATGCCTACAAATTCATCTGCCGCAACTACGACCACCAGAACGATTCGCAAATCTACCTGTTCGGATTCAGCCGCGGCGCATTCACCGTGCGCACGCTCGCCGCACTCATCCTCGATCAAGGCCTGATCGCCGCCGGCACTGAAGCCGAACTGCACGACGGCGCGGTGAAGGCCTATCGCGCGTACCGGGCCGCGGGCTACCACTCGATCTGGCGCATCGAGGTGCTGTTCCGCGCGCTGCGCGACTACATCCTCGTGCCGGTGCTGGACCGCCTTCAGCGCAACAAGCCTTATGCGGAGATCGCACGGAAGCCGGTGCCAGCGATCGAGTTCATCGGCATCTGGGACACCGTCGCGGCCTATGGCCTGCCGATCGACGAGATGACACGCGGCATCTCCAACTGGGTGTGGCCGCTCGAGCTGCCGAACCGGATTCTCAGCCCGAAGGTCAAGTGCGCACGGCATGCGCTGGCGCTCGACGACGAGCGCACGACCTTCCATCCGGTGCTCTGGACGGAGCAGGAGCCGGGACAGCCCGCACCGGCCGTGCCGGCAACGATCGATGGCGAGCGCCTCGTTCAGGTGTGGTTCGTCGGCATGCATGCCAATGTCGGCGGCGGCTATCCGGACGACGCCGTCGCGTTCGTGCCGCTGGCCTGGCTGGTCGACGAAGCCGTCAAGCGCGGGCTCGTGTTCAAGAGCGCGCCGATTGCCGATCCCGATGCGATCAAGGCGATCAGGTCCTCGGAGGACAAGGATGGCCGCCTCTATGATTCGCGGGCCGGCCTCGGCGCCTATTACCGGTACGGTCCCCGCAAGGTCGCCGATCTCTGCAACGATCCCTACGCCGGCGTCAGCGTGCCGATGCCGAAGATCCACGAAAGCGTATTCGAGCGGATCGACAGCGGCGCCAACGCCTATGCCCCGATCGGACTTCCGCCGAACTATGTGGTCGTCTCCCGCAGCGGCCAGGTGACACCGCTGGGCACCAATACGTTTGAAACGCCCGCCGGCGCGCCGGCGCGTCATGCCGCCCAGGAGAAGCTGTGGAATTTCGTCTGGATGCGGCGGATCGCTTACTTCGCCACCTTGGCGGCGTCGCTGCATTTGGCGACGTTCTGGCTGTTCCACAACCAGCACAAGGAGCACGAATTCAGCTCCTGGTTCAGGATGATCTCGGAGCTCGTGCGCTTCGTCGAATCGTTCCTGCCCGCTTCGTTTCATTGGTGGACCGATTGGTATGCCGGCAATCCGGAATGGTTCGCCGGCGGCATCATCGCCGTTTTCGTACTGATGGCTGTGGGCAGTTCGCTCAGCGCAACGATCAGCGACAGGATGCGGATCATCTGGCGTGACCGCGCGAACCCGACGCCGCTCTCCGGGATCGTGCACAATGCGATCTATCGCTTCCGGACCAGCACGATCTATCAGTGGATTCTCAATGTCGGGAAGCGGCATGTCGCGCCGTTCCTGCTCACGGCCTTGCTGGTCTGGTTCGGTGCGACGCTGCTCAGCCATTTCCTGTTCAATGCCGCGGACTCGATGGGCGCCTTCTGCAAGGGGACCACGGCCGACAAGCTCGTCGCCGCCGACAAGGGCATCCCGCAGGATGCGGCCGACTTCGACACCAGCGCGATCTGTGCGCCGACCGGCTTCAAGGTCCGCACCGGCTTCAAGTACGAGATCGCGATCACGATGTCGGAGCCATGGGAGGACGCCGGACGCGCGGTCACGCCCATCGGATACCGGACCTCGACCATCGAGGGCGCAAAACGCTGGCGCGGATACGCCACGATCTTCCTGCGACGCATCCTGTTCCGGCCATGGTTCAGGCTGATCGCACGGGTCGGAGAGACCGGCGTCGACGAGTATTTCCTCGATCCCTTGCCGGCGCCGAACACCGATCCGCAAGTCTACAAGGCGTGGTTCACCGCCGATCGCAGCGGCGAGATCTTTCTCTACGTCAACCAGGCCGTCATCGGCCTGCCCTGGATCTACAAATGGTTCTACGGCGATCACAAGGGCAAGGCGAAGGTCACGGTGAAGTTGCTCTAG
- a CDS encoding phospholipase D-like domain-containing protein, which produces MISTIQAFPTTDGIFVVWEVAAMIPDCLGFALYRQQQGKSATVVDTWVGFDDQVQGHKAGDHRPSTEWPVQKTNWTDFLAPADAPVRYGVVPVLKDGATKVKPAYSAPATWTDYVSATPSGPLKPWFNRGTISAQWLSRAIGTTPKASQTLEKAISTKGNKIRDFLKGELGARLLALLAGAKKDKVDVYVALYELNDPELVAALTAMKGKAHVVLGNSTGKSDATAKETEKNAGVLKKAGVDIVRRKIAPARYAHNKFAVFCDGAETPKVVWTGSTNWTRTGLCTQNNNGLEITDDKIAAAYHEHWKAIYADGSKSPKALAVAGDHEWPFTIGNSNINVWFTPTTKSGDLKEATKMIEDAEHGAVCLMLNPGNKGLLGPILQKARDKNLYVRGVLNNFPAQGKDSPKDQLQLLAGGGQQQVFKGKQIADVIRPAGIDKTADWWQHEIKNTGKFMIAVHSKVIVLDPAGKNPVVMTGSHNFSDRASTKNDDNLVIIRGDSRLALTYAARIVSIYGQYRWQAWRNTPEGQKDKSLKRSDSWLSSRIGKGWAQIETRFWLGTA; this is translated from the coding sequence ATGATTTCCACAATTCAGGCGTTTCCAACCACCGACGGCATCTTCGTGGTTTGGGAGGTCGCGGCAATGATCCCGGACTGCCTCGGCTTTGCGCTCTATCGTCAGCAGCAGGGCAAGAGCGCGACCGTCGTCGACACCTGGGTCGGGTTTGACGATCAGGTGCAGGGCCACAAGGCGGGAGATCATCGTCCGAGCACCGAATGGCCGGTGCAGAAGACGAACTGGACCGATTTCCTGGCCCCGGCCGATGCGCCGGTCCGCTATGGCGTCGTGCCGGTTCTCAAGGACGGCGCCACCAAGGTGAAGCCCGCCTACAGTGCGCCAGCGACATGGACCGACTACGTCTCGGCCACGCCGTCGGGCCCGCTGAAGCCATGGTTCAACCGCGGCACGATCTCGGCACAATGGCTGTCGCGCGCGATCGGTACCACGCCGAAAGCCTCCCAGACGCTGGAGAAGGCGATCTCCACCAAGGGCAACAAGATCCGCGACTTCCTCAAGGGCGAGCTTGGCGCGCGCCTGCTCGCCCTGCTGGCCGGGGCCAAGAAGGACAAGGTCGACGTCTATGTCGCGCTTTACGAGCTCAACGATCCCGAATTGGTTGCCGCGCTGACGGCCATGAAGGGCAAGGCCCACGTCGTACTCGGCAACAGCACCGGCAAGTCCGACGCTACCGCAAAGGAAACCGAGAAGAACGCCGGCGTGCTGAAGAAGGCGGGCGTCGACATCGTCCGCCGCAAGATCGCGCCGGCTCGTTACGCCCACAACAAGTTCGCGGTGTTCTGCGACGGCGCCGAGACACCGAAAGTGGTCTGGACCGGCAGCACCAACTGGACCCGGACCGGATTGTGCACCCAGAACAACAATGGGCTGGAGATCACCGACGACAAGATCGCGGCGGCCTATCACGAGCATTGGAAAGCGATCTATGCCGACGGCAGCAAGTCGCCGAAGGCGCTGGCCGTGGCCGGCGATCACGAATGGCCGTTCACGATCGGCAACTCGAACATCAACGTCTGGTTCACGCCGACCACGAAGAGCGGCGATCTCAAGGAAGCGACCAAGATGATCGAGGACGCCGAGCATGGCGCGGTGTGCCTGATGCTCAATCCGGGCAACAAGGGCCTGCTCGGCCCGATCCTGCAGAAGGCACGGGACAAGAACCTCTATGTGCGCGGGGTGCTCAACAATTTCCCGGCGCAGGGCAAGGACAGTCCGAAGGATCAGCTGCAACTGCTGGCCGGCGGCGGTCAGCAGCAGGTCTTCAAGGGCAAGCAGATTGCCGACGTAATCCGGCCCGCCGGCATCGACAAGACCGCCGACTGGTGGCAGCACGAGATCAAGAACACCGGAAAGTTCATGATCGCCGTGCACAGCAAGGTGATCGTGCTGGATCCGGCCGGCAAGAACCCGGTGGTCATGACCGGCTCGCACAATTTCTCCGACCGCGCCAGCACCAAGAACGACGACAACCTCGTCATCATCAGAGGCGATTCACGACTGGCGCTGACCTACGCCGCGCGCATCGTCAGCATCTACGGCCAGTACCGCTGGCAGGCCTGGCGCAACACGCCGGAAGGCCAGAAGGACAAGAGTCTGAAACGCAGCGACAGCTGGCTGAGCAGCCGCATCGGCAAGGGCTGGGCGCAAATCGAAACCCGGTTCTGGCTCGGCACCGCCTGA